Genomic window (Spirosoma sp. KCTC 42546):
TTTGGAAGGTTTGCTAACCCTGTACCGGGAGTACAAAGAGCAGCGCCTGTATGATAAAGTGGATCAAATTCGCTCGTATTTCAAAGCGCAGGGGCTGGCTATTAAAGACATGAAACATCAGATCGACTGGGCTTATGAAGAGTAGTCTTTAAAACTAGTACGGCACGCGATTTAGTCCATCAAGCGATTAAGAAGCCTTAAGCTGATAGCTGGCGCTTATTACGAACGATCCGTTAATACTCTGTTGGAAGAAACTACCCAGCAGTCACACGTTAACGCGTACGCCGGATTCTGAGACGTACACCAGCCATACTCACCTTTAGGGCCTCGGTCGTAGTCGCGCCAATTGGGTAGCTAAAATAGGGTTCTGTCCACCACTCGTACTTCCCAACCGTCGCCATCCGAAGCCCAGTAGACAAGGTTAGCCAACGAAACGGTTGTAGTAATACACTGGCAGGTGTGCGCTGTACTATTTGTTCGGTATACGGTTTAACCTGCTGGGTCGAATCAAGTGGGTTTGAATTTACTCTTGTTACCTGATACTGGCTGATACGCTTTTCGCTAAATATTAAAGCCGATGATACTCCAATCGCCCCCCACCAGCTTACCCGTTTTGTATCCATAAACGTGTATCGAATCGAAAGCGGCAACGTAATCTGCCACCATTGATTAGTCTGTTGCAGCAATTCCCGGCTAGTAATCGAATCCCGGCTGGCCAGGCCATTTCCAGCCTGTGTTACCTGCGTTGGGGACAGTGTTAATTCTGTCCCCAAAAAAAGCTTACGAGTTAGCATTTTATCAACCCAAACTCCACCTATAGCACTCCAGGTGGGCTTTCCCTGCGGTATGTATGCAGCCTGCATCCCCACTATGGCTCCAATAAATACCGGCCGTTCAACCGATTTTGACTTTGGCGAGACAGAAACCTGCGGTAAGAAGTGAATCCTGGCGGGTATATTGGCAGATATATGATTGAATGACAATGGTCTGGTCGCTAGCGTATTTATCTGCAATCTAACTAGTCCAGCTGAAGTGGAGGTCGTTTCGGGAAGCCGCCCCCCTGACTTACTAGCCCAAAAAGATTTAGACAACGGCTCCTTTGCATAGGGAGTTTTTTTTGCCGTTGATCTATTTTTTAGGGCTCCAACCCATCTATTTTCTTGATAATCAAACCGAGAATCATCCAAAAGACGAACATGAATCGGAGCAGAGGAGCCTCTCCCCCGAGAACGCTGAGCTTGAATAACTGTTGTCGATGCAGATTTATAATTAGATTCCTCTTTTCTGAATGGTTTTAGAGTAGTTGTCGTAGGTAGCGATTTTTTTGTTTCAAAAGCGATTTTATCCGCCAGTTCAACTTTATAATCAGCCCTTTTCCCGATGCTCGTTGCGGTATAGGACAACCCACCAGCAGGCACCAATACCAGTGAGGAGGGCGTTATGGCATCGGTTTTAACCAATTTCAGGCCTGGTGCAACCGGCTCAAGTTCAGCAGAATCAGCTTTAGCCGATTGAAAAGTAGACTGTTTTTCGGGTTCCTCCACAACAAATCTCGGCCCCTGCTGGCTATTCGATGTGGCAATAGTACCTGCTTTCACCGTTATGGCAGCAGCCTGCGTGGGCAACCAATGTGGAACAATGTGCTGTGATTTTTCGCAAATAATTGCCACCGTCGTCAGCAGAATCAGCTTATACAAGCGCCCCTGTTTGGGAGAGCGAGAGCCTCGCTGAAATTTCTGAAACCGGCTCCAGGCATTTGGATCGCCTACCGGTTCGTAGCTGCGTAGCGTTTCCCTAAAATGCGCCCAGTCTGGGTCTTCCGGACGATCAGCAGAAGAAGTATAGTAAATGGGCATATAGGTTCGCACAGCATTATGTTGCCCCAGCAATTCTCTAAGCCGTTGTTTAGCCCGGGTCAGGTACACCCTGGAACTACTAACCGGAATGTTTAGTAACACCGCAATTTCTTCATGCGCATATCCTTCCACTTCATAAAGATTGAAGGTTAGACGCCATAAGTCGGGTAGTAGCGCTACTAGGCTTAAAATTTGCTCGGCGTTCAGGCTATCATGTACATATTCTGGGTGTCCTACCTCTGCGACTAGATCATCGATGGTGCTCTGGTGCAAATATGGTTTTTCTTTCCGGTACGCATCAATAGCCGTATGCACGGCTAATTGACGAAGCCAGGGCCGGAAATAGGTGGGATTGGGATAGGTTGATTTAAGCTGGTGAAACAGTTTAAAAAAACAGTCGTTGACAACTTCCTGCGCAAGCTCTTTCGATGAAAGATAACGTATGCAGATTCCATATACTAAGCTGTAGTACCGTTTAAAAACCATCTCCTGTGCTTTCGGATTGTCCCCACGGCACCCCTGCAGGCATTCTTGCTCCTGTGGTGTACAATCCAGTAATTCAGCTGTCATATGTACGGCAACTTCTTAACGAAACAGGCTTTGCTTATTTCCCGGCGAGCTTGTTTTATTGATTTTACCAATTCATCCTGGGAGAATCTCTCCTGTATGTTTTGACGATATAACTTTGGTGAGTAACGCCCTATATAACCCTTAGCGGGTTCGGCTACTTTATACAGGAACATAGTCATGCCCCCTTACAGCCCACAATTAAAAATGGATTGACCCTAGATTGACATTAGCCCCGTCAGCGACTTTAACCCGATCAATGGTTTGGCTAAACCCACAAGGAGTTGTGGTTAAGACTAGTTTATAGTAGCCTGCAACAACATCTGTAAGCTTAAACGGCTGGTTGATATTTGACACTACTTTGAGCTTCGTATTGGTTTCTTTCCAGAGCGTATCGCTATAAGTTATACCAGTACTATCTCGCTTAACAATTTGATTAATATCAATCTTAGTAGCAACAATGTTACAAGTTGAAGGTTGACAATGAGTCGAATCAGTCGCTGATTTATTAATTTGCAACGTACCTGTGATTGTAGCTCCATTGGCCACTCTATTGGACGAGTTAGGGGTATTTTCAGGCTGTATGTCCTGACTGCATCCAGCTAAGATGGTTAATAATCCTCCCACGAATAATAAATTTTTCATCGCTTTAAGAAGTTAGATTAATGACTTATCAACTAAGTCGGGAAGAATTATCAAAACGCTACAAAACATTCGTAATTTTTATAGAGGGTCTTTTAGCAACTGTGGGTAGTTTGCCGTTTGGGTGCAGAGCAAATCGTGCTGGCCTTTCAGTCACCCTATAAACGGTCCTTATCGGTCTATGCAATAGTCTAGCTTTGCTGGTAGTTAACTACCTACGATTTTGAGTAAAAAAGAAGCCCGGCTGTGTTACAACCGGGCTTCTTTTTTACTCAAAATCATAGGTATACACAGCTACTTCCGGGCTGCGTGGCGGTAGATTTAAAATCTCTTTGATCAGACTGGTCTTCAATCCGTATACCCATCCGTGCAAATGGGAAGCCTCGAATTTTTTCCAGGCTCGTTGAATAATTGTTGTTTGGGCCAGCTTCTTTACCTGCTTCTGAACATTCAGTTCGACTAAGTGCTCAAAACGTTCCTGCTCATCAGCCAGTAGCATCAGCTCCTGTTCATGCCAATGGCAAACGTCTTTTATGGACCATAACCATCTATTAATCAGCAAGATTTTTATTCGACATGGCAGCTTTTACGCCCCCACAGCCATAATGTCCGCATACGATAACATGCTTCACTTTTTAAACCTCTACGACATACTATAAAACCGAGAGCATATCCATATGCACAACCAGATTGGCCACATTCCGATGAAAAAAAATTTCACCGGGTTGTACCTGGGCAATTTCTTCGGTGGGCAATAGAATCACCATACACTCATTAGCGAAGCCCTTCTTTATGAACAAAAATGCCTGAGTGATCTCAGTTAATGTGTTCTGGTGATCGTTTTGAAAAAATTCAAATTCGCCTTCTACATCCCGGTCATCGGCTTATAGCCTGCAGATTATACTCTTTATCACTAATAAATATCCCACAGCAAAAAGAACACATTAAAATCAGATTAAAAGCCAATAAAAGAAAAGGGAATTGGTTTGATTTACTCAAAAACACCAAGTTCCCTTTAAGCGTCAATTGACCTTACTATTTGATTATTTAAACGGCTGACTTTTCGGTATTTTTGCAGGCCGATATACAAAAGCGGTATTAAATCGTTTTACAACACCCGATCCCAGTCCAAAAGGGATGTGTTGCTCTGTCATGAAAAAAATCATCCTTTCCTTTCTGGCTGTCTTGTTGTCTATTAGCGCCTGCCGTACCAAGCAGACCCAGAACGATACCACACAAACTACTGAGCAACCCGTTACCATTACGGCTCCCGCTTTTAATGCCGATTCGGCTTACTCCTATGTTGATCAGCAGGTAAAGTTCGGGCCGCGAGTGCCCAATACACCCGCTCATGTCCAAACTGGAAATTACCTGGCCGCCAAACTAAAGCAATTTGGTTGTACTGTTATTGAGCAGTCATTTGTAGCAACCACCTGGGATGGCAAGAAATTAAATGCCCGTAATATCATAGGCAGCATCAACCCTAGTGCTACCAAGCGTATTGTACTAGCATCGCACTGGGATTCACGCCCGCATGCTGATCAGGACCAAAACAAAGCTGACCAGACAAAGCCCGTTACAGCCGCTAATGATGGAGCCAGTGGTGTAGGTGTGTTGCTCGAACTAGCCAGATCTATTCAGCAGAGTCAGCAAAAACCAACCGTAGGCATTGATATTATCTTTTTCGATGCTGAAGACTGGGGCAATGGAGAAAAAGCCAGTAACGATTTTGAACAGGCCAGCGGTAATCAGTTCGATTATATCGGATTCTGCTTAGGCTCACGCTATTGGGCCAAAAACCTGCATAAGCCTGGGTATTCAGCTTATTTTGGCATTCTGTTAGATATGGTTGGTGCTAAAGGCGCTACATTTGCCAAAGAGGGCCTTTCGATGCAGTTTGCTCCGACAGTTGTTAACAATGTCTGGCAAACGGCCAGTCGTGCCGGATACAGCCAATATTTTGTCGATACGCCCGGCGGTCAAATTACCGATGACCACGTTGCTCCCAACACGATTGCCAAAATCCCGATGATCGACATTATTCACACGAATGTGGTTACGGGAGGTTTCTTCCCAGCCTGGCACACCGCAGAAGACAATATGAGTAACATTGACCGGGGCACCCTTAAGGCCGTTGGCCAAACGCTGTTACAGGTACTTTATAATGAACAATAAGCCAAACCTAGTGAACGAGCGAGCTATTAAAGGGGCAAAACAAGGGCTACGGCTTTTTATTTTTAGCTCACTGATCAGTTTAGTTACCGGATGTGGACCTGCACCGGATACATTTGGCAAACTTGATGTAAAAAAATGGCGGGGAGATCGGGGAGGTTGTAACGGCGTTCGGGCTACACTTGAACCCGCTTTTAGAGCGGAAATTCAAAATTTGAAAGGCAAAACGACCAACACTATTGGTGAACTCCTTGGCCGCCCTGATATCAATCAAATTGCCGACCGAAATCAGAAATTCTATATTTATTTCCTGGAAAAAGGCCCCCAGTGCGACCAAGCTGGCGTTAAATCAACCAGTCGTTCCGTGGCCATTCGGATGAGTGCAATTGGTGTAGCTACTGAAGTAACATTTCAAAATGGAACACCTTAGTAACGCGGACAAGTTGTTCGCATAGCCAAAAATCGTTCTTTTCGTTACAGACGGACAGGATGTCCGCGTTACACATAAAACTTCTTCCGCTCAATCATTTCTTCCACCACTTCCGGCACCATATACCGTATGGATCGGTTGGCGCGAATACAGTCGCGTATGAACGTAGCCGAGATGTCCAGTAAGGGTGCTTCTACAACACGAACACTGGCATGCGTTTTAAATGAGCTTTCTACTGTGCGGGGGCGCTCGTACACATATAAACCGTAATATTCCAGTATCTTATCGTAATTCTTCCAGTTGGCAAACTGCTCCAGATTATCTTCGCCCATAATCAGTCGGAAGGTATGCTGAGGATATTTTTCGCTGAGCCGTGTCAGAGTATCAATCGTATAGCTGGGCTTTGGCATCGAGAACTCAATATTCGTGGCCTTTAGGCGACTATTATCCGCAATAGCCCGTTCAACCATATCCAGCCGGTCGAACTCGTGCAGGAGGCTTTTGGTCTTCTTGAAGGGATTTTGGGGCGACACCACAAACCACACCTGTTCGAGATCGGTTGTGGTTGCCATCGTATTCGCAATGATCAGATGGCCAATATGAATGGGATTGAAGGAACCGAAGAATAAGCCGATTTTCATGGGGGTAAGGAGCGAGAAGCAAGGAGCAGGGATAACAACTACCGCCCTAATTTTGAGCCAGCCATTCTCAATATTCGCTCCTAACTACTACTATTAAATTACTGTCGCTTTCGCGGGTACTTTATTTTCCTTTATAAAATCGTCGACCAGTTTTTGCGCCTTTTGAAGTGATGTTTCCAGATCATCATTCATTAAAATGACATCAAAACGATCTTGAAAACTCATTTCAAAGTGGACTTTAAACAAGCGTCGGGACAAGCTTTCTTCAGTCTCAGAACCACGGCCTATTAGACGTTGGCGGAGCGTCTCTTCGTCTGGTACTTTTACAAAAACGGCCAGTGCTTTATCGCCATAGAAGTTTTTCAGCTTTAGTCCACCCTGAACATCCACATCAAAAAGAACGTGTTTGCCGGTAGACCACACTCGTTCTATTTCAGACTTTAACGTGCCATAGAATGCGCCGGTATAAACCTCTTCCCATTCAACGAACTCGTTGTCATCGATTTTATGCTTGAACTCTTCGGGTGTCAAAAAATAATAATCTTTCCCATTTTCTTCAGCGCGGCCCCGGCGGTCGCGGGTGCAGGCTGAAATAGAAAAGCCGAGATTCTTGTTCTCGGCCAGCAAATGCTTGACAATTGTAGTTTTGCCCGAACCAGAAGGGGCTGAAAAAATAATAAGCTTACCGTCCACAGTGGGTAATGGGTTGATTTAACTAAAAGTAATTGGGGTAATTAAGGTTGCTGGTGTACGCACTCCTTAATTACCCCAATTAGGTTGGCTACTATTAACTAAAACTCAGAATTCTGGATTTGATCGTTGCTACTAACTGCTCTGGGCAGCATCGTTTCTCCATTCGCTTAGTCAATAACTCCTTCACTTCCTTTTCAAGCTGGTACATCTCGATGCAGGGTCTGCATGATTCAAGATTAGCTTTCACTCTGACAAGCTGTTGTTCGGTGGCTTCTCCATCCAGAATCAACTGGATCATCTTCAGACAGTCGGCGCTGTGATTACAATGTTCTTTCATCTCTGGTTTTGCGCTAGATGAAGATGAGGGCGGCAACGAAGTTTGCATTGGAAAAATTTTATTTATTCCAAGAATAATAATACCATTAAGTTATCAGCAGAACCAATTTAGGCTTAGAAAAAGTTCGGTTTATTCTTCATTTTCTTCTTTATAGCCCATCGAAGATGCGTAATCACGCAATTTTTCTTTCAATAGGTTCCGAGCCCGGTGTAGTCGAGATCGTACAGTACCTATTGGGATGTCCAGAATCTTAGCCATTTCTTCATACGTAAATCCTTCGATATCGCAGAGGATAATCACTGTCCGGAAATCCACAGGCAACGAGTTTAAAGCCGTTGCCACTTCATCGCCGATTAAGTCGGAAACTGATTCGGCCCGAAGGTCGACCGTATGTTCGGATTCCGCATCTTCAGAGTTATAGGTCGTTTCAACGTCCTGATAATCTACTTTAGCGGGTTCCTTACTTTTTTTCCGATAATCGTTAATGAAGCTGTTCTTCAGAATCCGAAACAGCCATGCTTTGGCGTTAGTTCCTTGCTCAA
Coding sequences:
- a CDS encoding RNA polymerase sigma factor, whose amino-acid sequence is MTAELLDCTPQEQECLQGCRGDNPKAQEMVFKRYYSLVYGICIRYLSSKELAQEVVNDCFFKLFHQLKSTYPNPTYFRPWLRQLAVHTAIDAYRKEKPYLHQSTIDDLVAEVGHPEYVHDSLNAEQILSLVALLPDLWRLTFNLYEVEGYAHEEIAVLLNIPVSSSRVYLTRAKQRLRELLGQHNAVRTYMPIYYTSSADRPEDPDWAHFRETLRSYEPVGDPNAWSRFQKFQRGSRSPKQGRLYKLILLTTVAIICEKSQHIVPHWLPTQAAAITVKAGTIATSNSQQGPRFVVEEPEKQSTFQSAKADSAELEPVAPGLKLVKTDAITPSSLVLVPAGGLSYTATSIGKRADYKVELADKIAFETKKSLPTTTTLKPFRKEESNYKSASTTVIQAQRSRGRGSSAPIHVRLLDDSRFDYQENRWVGALKNRSTAKKTPYAKEPLSKSFWASKSGGRLPETTSTSAGLVRLQINTLATRPLSFNHISANIPARIHFLPQVSVSPKSKSVERPVFIGAIVGMQAAYIPQGKPTWSAIGGVWVDKMLTRKLFLGTELTLSPTQVTQAGNGLASRDSITSRELLQQTNQWWQITLPLSIRYTFMDTKRVSWWGAIGVSSALIFSEKRISQYQVTRVNSNPLDSTQQVKPYTEQIVQRTPASVLLQPFRWLTLSTGLRMATVGKYEWWTEPYFSYPIGATTTEALKVSMAGVRLRIRRTR
- the nadD gene encoding nicotinate (nicotinamide) nucleotide adenylyltransferase, with the translated sequence MKIGLFFGSFNPIHIGHLIIANTMATTTDLEQVWFVVSPQNPFKKTKSLLHEFDRLDMVERAIADNSRLKATNIEFSMPKPSYTIDTLTRLSEKYPQHTFRLIMGEDNLEQFANWKNYDKILEYYGLYVYERPRTVESSFKTHASVRVVEAPLLDISATFIRDCIRANRSIRYMVPEVVEEMIERKKFYV
- a CDS encoding carbonic anhydrase; translation: MKHVIVCGHYGCGGVKAAMSNKNLAD
- the gmk gene encoding guanylate kinase, producing the protein MDGKLIIFSAPSGSGKTTIVKHLLAENKNLGFSISACTRDRRGRAEENGKDYYFLTPEEFKHKIDDNEFVEWEEVYTGAFYGTLKSEIERVWSTGKHVLFDVDVQGGLKLKNFYGDKALAVFVKVPDEETLRQRLIGRGSETEESLSRRLFKVHFEMSFQDRFDVILMNDDLETSLQKAQKLVDDFIKENKVPAKATVI
- a CDS encoding carbonic anhydrase; the protein is MVILLPTEEIAQVQPGEIFFHRNVANLVVHMDMLSVL
- a CDS encoding sigma-70 family RNA polymerase sigma factor encodes the protein MATIPEVMSDTPTRDDDQLLPDSDPTEQPSADTPARGYSDAQKYQIFNKEFMPHIDSMYNFAFRLTTDEDDANDLVQDTYLKAFRFISSFEQGTNAKAWLFRILKNSFINDYRKKSKEPAKVDYQDVETTYNSEDAESEHTVDLRAESVSDLIGDEVATALNSLPVDFRTVIILCDIEGFTYEEMAKILDIPIGTVRSRLHRARNLLKEKLRDYASSMGYKEENEE
- a CDS encoding M28 family peptidase gives rise to the protein MKKIILSFLAVLLSISACRTKQTQNDTTQTTEQPVTITAPAFNADSAYSYVDQQVKFGPRVPNTPAHVQTGNYLAAKLKQFGCTVIEQSFVATTWDGKKLNARNIIGSINPSATKRIVLASHWDSRPHADQDQNKADQTKPVTAANDGASGVGVLLELARSIQQSQQKPTVGIDIIFFDAEDWGNGEKASNDFEQASGNQFDYIGFCLGSRYWAKNLHKPGYSAYFGILLDMVGAKGATFAKEGLSMQFAPTVVNNVWQTASRAGYSQYFVDTPGGQITDDHVAPNTIAKIPMIDIIHTNVVTGGFFPAWHTAEDNMSNIDRGTLKAVGQTLLQVLYNEQ
- a CDS encoding carbonic anhydrase — its product is MLINRWLWSIKDVCHWHEQELMLLADEQERFEHLVELNVQKQVKKLAQTTIIQRAWKKFEASHLHGWVYGLKTSLIKEILNLPPRSPEVAVYTYDFE